The following DNA comes from Nothobranchius furzeri strain GRZ-AD chromosome 19, NfurGRZ-RIMD1, whole genome shotgun sequence.
TATTTCCTGTTTGTTGCAGTGATTTAAAAAATATTGGAGCAATTTTAGTTGTTTCATGTTTATTTGGGCTACATGCTACATTCtgtaactttgtttttttttaagagcaagtttactgagaaaccatttttacttattaatcttgaaaatgatcagtcacactgagtttaacatgcagactaaacatgaaaaaagtctttTACCCTTAAGTCCTGCATTAGCTTGTGGTAGAAAACAGATGGAAGAATGCTCCGTTCAGAATATCCTGACAgagctacgtcacactgtcgcatttatggactcacccatcttgactgacgatgggaagactgttgttggtttagcatctgggaaacagcagaaaacatctcagctagtagaagctaactgttagcattagcaactcgagagcagagaacctctcagctagtagaagctaacagttagcattagcagctcgagAGCAGAGATCGtctcagctggtagaagctaactattagcattagcaactcgagagcagagaacgtctcagctagtagaaactgttagcattagcaaccccaccacttagcagaactcctccaggcgtgtgttatttgtggagataaaacatctacgtTGCAGAGCGAACAGAGTCAGTAGTAGATTCACGTTGCTGTttgtcagaggtgagatgtccaaaaaccaggaaataagactccaactcctgccgtctgaagctactttctcctccagcggaCTTCTCCGTTTTCAAAcagggtcaccggatctttttCTTCTCCAGAAAACAACTTAAAGGCATTCCTTCCTGCTAGAGCctgctgcaaatgtattaaacatgTGAAAAAAGTGTAACTTTTAGGGCTAAGAGTGTTTAATTACTTCTACATGATGTGCTTTAACCCTTCCAATAGCCCTCCGTGATTAACTAGAAACCCCAAAACACCTCTCTCCTCCCCCTGGAAGTCATTCTTGGAACTACTTCAGTGGTTGAGAGAGAAAACAGATGAGGATAGAAATAGGTATTTTATTTCAGAAGGTCAGACAGAGGGGTTCAGAGGAAAAAGCGGAGCGATCTATGGCTTCTATACTTTACTCTAGAATTACTTCCAGCATTTTCGTCACAGCCCACTGATGCTTGTCACTTCTAATCAACCCTGAGAGCTTCCTTTTGTACCAGAAGGGTTCAGCAGCGAGTGGACCTTTCAGTCTGCACAAATCcctttttaattaatttaaagctctttttaaattagggggggggggggggggggggatgaatgCACATAGCGACACTAGAAAAGGTCCTTTTAgtggtttttttttatgtttgtgcaacaaactttaaaaattaacttcagccgcttgtatctgtgatctcatgcTTTTggtcaaagctcgtgaccataggtgagggtttcattagttttgatggatatttgttCAGCTCTTTGGTTTGTCTCCTGGTTGACGGACAGAGCTTCAGAAATAAAGTTAGTGACTTATGCGTCGTCGTTACCACCCGAGTCGTTGGACTAAACTAGAAAACTCACTTTGAACGCGATTTTGGCCAAGATGTGGGAATAGTTAGTTTGATTTGGACCACAAAGATCCTGCAGGATCTTCTCCAAAAACCCAAAGTTACAATTAAAAATTCACAACTCAAACGTTTTCTAcaaaatgtactttattaataCTTTATTACATTAAAAGCAAAGTATATAAAAAGCCTCTCATTCACTAAGAGTTAACTTACAGAGCATAGTGGCTTTTGCttcagaaaacagaaacaaaccGCTGCTTGTTCAACGTGAAACAGAATAAAAGTCTTCCCCCTGCAGTGACGGAGCTCGACTGCCAGCATCAAAGAACAAACAAACTCCGTcaccagaaaaataaaaacaaagtctgAGGAGATTTTGTGATGATAAAAAAACACGTTGCTGCTACATTTAGGGTCAAACCTCCAACAGACATGTGGGAAACTCCCATAGTAAAGTGGCAATGTCTCTTTTCTATTAAATAAGTCtttgaatttaaataaaacagagaAGCTTGGCTAAAGAAAGCAAGTATTGCACTTAAACACCTCCTAGTACCCTTTAAAATACCCAGCCAGTAAAACCCAGAGAGGAAACGTGGAGCTGAAGCAGCCAAGCTTCGCCCGTAGGAGCTTCTCTTTTCCAGCTGGATGGAGATAAAGATTGAAGGTTGATGCAGAAACGGCTAAATGTTGAAAAACTCAACAATGGAGACCAGATTGGGAGTTCTTCTGGTTGGAGTGTCTGTTTATGGTCCTCCTGGTCTCTTGCTCGGCCTCGTGGACTCCTTAAGAGCGAGGCGTGATCGTCTTACGGCCGCTTGGATCCGATTAGCGACCTCGTCTATATTCAGGAGCAGCGCTGCTTAACCTCTAAATACCTCCTCATGGGCACGGAGAGCACAGCCCGTGAAAAACAAACACTACAAACGCATTCCACTCTAACATCACATCCACAAACCACAACAAAAGTTCAAAATGTACAAAACTACAAGAAAAAGCCTTCAAATTAAAAAGTGCCGTTTGGAGCTTTTCTACAACATACAGGGTTTGTGTTCTATCCGCCAAAATAAAGTTACCAATACAAAAGCATAATCCTGCATGCATCAGGTCAACTGATGCAATAACTTAACAGTAATATTAAAATCTAAAAGTAAGCGGTACACGACCCTTACGAACAGGAAATAACGGCAACCCAAAAGCCGACACGAGTGTCCATCTTTGATTAGGAGTTTCTGAAGGCGTTGGTGAGTTTCAGACCAAAAACAAAAAATCTCAAGTAGCTTTAAAGTGTCCGAGTGGAGTTTGGTGGGTCCGTTTCCTTCCTCACGTGTGGTAGAGCTTGTGTTCATACTCGGTGGTGGAGCAGCTGTGAGGCGGAGACGCCGCGTCTCTGAGGATGGGAGCCGGGACGCCGCTGCGGTGCTGATGGTTGTCGGTGAGCGTCAGGTTCAGGAGGCTGGTGCAGGTGGGCAGGTAGACGTGCTGCACGTGCTCCACCTCCGACCGGCACACGGGACACAGCTGGAGGGGAAAGACTTTAATTAAAAACAGGCTTATCTCGAGGATCCGGGAAGTTTTTAACCTCCAAACACTTTTAGTTTTGGGGGAGGTGGATGAAAAAGTCAGATACGCGCACACAAGAAGCTCCTGAGCTAACGGACAGATTAGCCAGGCTGCTGTAATCCCTTTAtgtccgacacacacacacacacacctgattaaGCGAGGGGACAACCAGGTCAGAGCAGCGAGGCTCTAGATGTTTAACGGCCAGAACAGAAGTATAATTAGAATCAGAGAatatggggtgacggtggcacaagagttaaatgctcgccccgtaatcagaaggttgcaggttcgagccccgctcaatctgtcgttgttgtgtccttgggcaagacacttaacccacgttgcctgctggtggtggtcggagggaccggtggcgcctgtgctcggcagcttcgcctcagtcagtgcgccccagggcagctgtggctacatcgtagctcattgccaccagcgtgtgaatgtgtgtgtgaatgggtgaatgactggttgtgttgtaaagcgccttggggggtttcaggactctagaaggcgctatatcaaatacaggccatttaccatctaccATCTACAAGTCCTtcacaaaaaattagcatattttatccgaccaataaaagaaaagtattTCTACtacaaaaaaaagtcaaccttcaattaATTATATTCATttatgcactcagtacttggtcgggaatccttttgcagaaatgactgcttcagtgcggcgtggcatggaggcaatcagcctgtggcactgctgaggtgttatggaggcccaggatgcttcgatagcggccttaagctcatccagagtgttgggtcttgtgtctctcaactttctctccacaaaatcccacagattctctacggggttcaggtcaggagagttggcaggccaactgagcacagtagtaccatggtcagtaaaccagtggttttggcactgtgagcaagtGCCAGGTCGTACAGAAAaaggaaatcttcatctccataaagcttttcagcagatggaagcatgaagtgctccaaaatctcctgatagctagctgcactgaccctgcccttgataaaacacagtggaccaacaccagcagctggcatggcaccccagaccatcactgactgtgggtacttgacactggacttcaggcattttggcatttccctctgcccagtcttcctccagactctggcaccttgatttctgaatgacatgcaaaatttgctttcatccgaaaaaagtactttggaccactgagcaacagtccagtgctgcttctctgtagtccaggtcaggcgcttctgccgctgtttctggttcaaaagtggcttgacctggggaatacggcacctgtagcccatttcctgcacacgcctgtacacggtggctctggatgtttctactccagattcagtccactgcttccgcaggtcccccaaggtctggaattggtccttctccgcaatcttcctcagggtccggtcacctcttctggttgtgcagcgttttctgtcacactttttccttcccacagacttcccactgaggtgccttgatacagcactctgggaacagcctattcatttagacatttctttctgtgtcttaccctcttgcttgagggtgtcaatgatggccttctggacagccgtcaggttggcagtcttacccatgattgcagttttgagtaatgaaccaggctgggagtttttaaaagcctcaggaatcttttgcaggtgtttagagttaattagttgattcagatgattaggttaataactcgtttagagaacattttcatgatatgctaaattTTTGAGACAGgacttttgggttttcatgagctgtacgccaaaatactCATTAGaaacaaaaggcttgaactacttcagttgtgtgtaatgaatctaatatatatgaaagtctgatgtttatcagtacattacagaaaataatgcagATTTTTTTCAGAAGGACCTGTATAAGTTGTTTTGTAACCTGGCGTTctcacctccagctgactggcgCAGCTCTGGCAGCACACCATGTGACCGCAGGGGCAGAAGGCGGCGTCGATCTCCTCCTCGCAGCACAGCATGCAGAGCAGCGCCTCCCGGAGCTTCTGCAGCCTCTCCTGCAGGGCCCGGCTCTGCTGGCAGCTGCTACAGTTCAGCTCCACGTCCCGCCGGCTGTCCCGGCTCGGGGATCGCGAGGGAGGGGAGCGCTCGCCGCTCTCGGAGTGCGGCGCCAAGTCCACAACGCCCGCGTTGTAGAGCATGCGGCGGGCGTGGTCGTACACCTCCTTGGAGGTGCGTCTGATGTCGAAAATGTATTTCTTGCCCACATTGATGTTTTCGTTGAGGAAGAGCGACGCCAGGTGGCCCTTAAAGTCTCTGCTGTACTGCATCATCACGGCGTTTGTGACCGTGTCACACCTGGGGAGGAAAACACCTGATTGGACTCGTTGTTTAAGCACATCAGCATGTTTTCTCAGTACAACggtaaaaaaagcagcaggttaATGTTCAACACACTAAACGGAGCGGAACTCGCTTTTACGGAGCACGCTCCTCGTGTTTTCCAGCATCTGGGATTATTTTTTGGCTTGAGCCGAATAATCTGTGTAGGTTAAAGACCTAAAAGCTGGGCTGTACCTGTAGAAGGCGTGGGTCTCCGTGATGGCCCGGTACAGACCACTCGCTGCCCGGTTACTGATCAGCTTGAACAAAAGCACGACGCTGTCATTCGTGTCCTTGGTAACCGTCAGGTAGACGCTTTTCCCCGACTGGGTGGCGATCTGGATGATGGGATAGCTCACTCTAAAAAAAAGGGACGGTTCTCATTATTAATCGATATTAAAGCCATTTCAGTCAAACTCTCATCGAGCTTACCTGTTGACTAAAGAGAAGTCCTCCTTACACACGGCGATCCCCTCGGGGCCGACGCCGATGGCGAGCCGCTGAGCGTTGGCGTCGCGAGCCCAGTGCCACTCCACGCCGTAGTGCTCCagggaggagaccagctgcagggcCTGGTACTCCACCGAGGCCTGGCTCGACCCTTCCAACGCCTTGTGTCTGGAAACGATGCTGCAGGAGGAACGCCACAGCTCAGTGAACCTCGGCGTGGTCGGGTTACATTAAAGACCAGAAATCCTACAGGAAGCGGAGCGTTGCTTTAAAAACTAAACTTTCTGATTGCGGAGGCTGCTTTCTGGGGAAAGGGTGGAGTGTTTTGTTTAGAGATCTTCGATAAAGCAGCTCTGTCACGCTCGTTTTGTTTAGAGATGATCAGCTGATCGCCCTGGCAACAAAACTATGTAAACAAACACGTATCTGAGCTCCAGTCGGCTGATTAAAGCTCGTTTAGTGATTCGCAGCGAGACCGCGAGGCTGTCTGCTGTAGATCTGACCCAAGTGTCACACTTCCTGTTGACCAGCGGCGGCGTCTGTGAGGAGGGGGGTGTACCTGCTGACGGTGTCGGCGCTGGGCTCCTCTCCACACAGGTCTGAGTACCAGTACCGGGCCGTGTTCTGGTTGTAGTCGCCGAACTCCGCCTGTGCCAGCAGAGCGCTCAGCTCCTCCGCCTGCTCCGAGCCCATGTGCAGGTGACCGTGCTGGAGGTCCTCCTTCACGTGCATGAAGAACAGGTGTCTAGGAAAGAGGACGAACGCAAACGTGGTTCATCTGTAAAACACACTCACAGCTGAGCCTCCCAGCAGACGTTCGTTCACCTGATTCACCCTTCATCACACCTGAGATGAGTTCTTTGAGGAGGACTCGCCTGGTAAACAAACGCTCGCCGTTTACCGGAGTAACTGTTTTTGTTTGGGCTGAGCGATTACAAAGAGAACGCCGGGTTCTGGTGTGGTCAAGAAAAACATCTAGCTTTTCATGAAAACATGGCCGTTCCCATTGTTTTTACGGAGATGAGAGGACCCCCCCGGCAGCAGCAGGAGACGATACGTGAACGGCAGCAACACCCTGGATGACTCAATCCTTACATCACTGGGAGCTGAAATGACCCAAGACTTCTTCACCTCAGCTGACAGACGACAAACTAAAATCATGTTGTTTGTGTCCACCTGGACGGTGGCTTCTTCTACCTTCTACTGGTGAATCGTCCGTTTCTACCCCGTTGTCATGTAGCGAGTCATCTCACAGGACTAACAGCCTCGTGTCTTGTGATGGCGTGTTTTTGTTGCTTCGGAGGGCAACAACACAGACACGCCTCGCCCGACTTGCGTTCTCAGCGCCTCTGGAGCATCAACAGAATCTGAGAGGCAACAAAAGCAACGTGGGTCTGCAGCCAGACGCCAAGAACCGAGCCCCGCAGCCGGCGAGCCTCGGGCAAAACAACCCGGGCTTTGATAtggtgttccccccccccccccacacacacacacacacacgctgaggtCTATTGTGTCAGGCCCAGCAGGCACTGCTTGTCAGCTACCTGCCTGACGCACACAATAGCGCTAACCTGGCAGGAAGTTTACTACAGGTCGTTGGGGAGAGGTTACTACAGGGCAAACGGTGGAGGTTACTCTAGTTCACGTGGAGACCGGCTGAAAGGCAGAAATGCACCTTTTTAACCCTTTTAGACACCTGAGTGAAAACGTCTCCTAACGAGGCACGCGGCAGGTCGACGTGTCCTGAAACCAGAACTCCAGACCCCCCCGACGGCGGTTCCTGCTCCACGTCTCACACAAAAGCCTCTCCGGTATCAAATATTCAAAACGGCGTCGGCTCCAGACGCGGAACAAGTTCTCCCACTTCAGCTCCGGTTATGTCACGGAGCTCCGCGCAGCAACAAGAAGCTGTTATGATCAAAACAACACGGCTGGTGCTTTATCACTCTGGCTGCTGTAACAAACAGAGCTGGTGCTGCCTCAGCTGGGTTCGGACACACATCGCTCCTCAGAACCAGAATCTTTGACATTAActtaagaaaacaaagtaaaaatgcaAGATTTTGTTTTTTAGAGTTTGAACACTTGAAACTAAAACTTAGGTTTGGGTTCTTTATATTTTTACGCCAACATGTCACTGGTAACGGATGCCTGGCCTTTATGAGGGGTACCGGGCGGCGTGCACGTACAGACGTTTGGTTCAGAGTGGTTTCTGGCGCCGTTTCTCTTCACTTTCACGTGAGCGGACCGTAGAAGACCCGGTTACGTTCGCACAGGGACTGAATTTAAACAGCTGTTGAATTTTTATTTTATCTCAGCAAAAGAATTTTAACTTTTAACCAAAGTTTAACAATAAAGCGACCGAgtgttaaagctgctttccgaagttttcccctttcagaaatgatgtacgatttttcagaaatccgtaaaagtgatcgtctcatcatgtactttgatataatataagcaataggtcttttttttttttttgctaaacacgccccctgccccgcagagctccgtgcaaaaggaaactgagcgccgaccagaactaaccaatagcgttagactaccgcttagatgcttcaaatttaaggaatacctcggctgatgcagagttgatgaacttttcacggacaagaaagtctctaaaatataaatatatgaaaacacaacatgacatgagaataatactcgtaaaacagcgtgttttagcggtttgtcggctacagaagcacgtttataaacagaaacgtgaagtcgccatcttaaaaaaactgagcaacagactttttgtgtgatacgcttgtcagccactagatggtgccagaagaagaaagagaaagagaaatactccggaaagaagcttcatAGTGGGTAAATAAAACGTTTTAGAGCTTTTATTAAGTCGACGTTTTTCAGGAACTTGGGCCGTTTCTCAGTTTGCGTCgtctgaacttgtgtactcacgtTGGCCCAAGTACTGTTCCAGTCTTAAGTACACTTTTATGCAAGTACACTCAGAGTTCCTGGATGTGTTCTGGCTCCGCCCACTGTATCGAGGATGCATCTTTCTGTGGACGTGGGCTAGGCATCCCATAATACATAGCGTCGCAAAGTGCTATAGCTGATAACTGTagtgttttctatcagaaatgcAATTGAATATATAAAGTTGGCTGTTATTGCAATGATTGTGTGTAAGCTGTAAAATCTGTgtgcatttgttgttttttactcTTCTATAAAGAAGCTAATccactacaaaataaaagcacctcAGATCTGTtatgatgaaaaataaacttgCCTTCATTTAACTGCAGGAAATGCTggtatttcatttaaaaaaatggaccaaataaaacatttattcgtagttattttgttatttaaaggaCAAACAAGACTTTATCTTTATGCCAGTTGCCTTCGGTGCAGATCTGCTCCACACGCTTCGTCGTCCTGTACTCTAGACTTTCTGGTGTACTAGCCAAGATCgtacttgtcaagtacacaagaacgtactgcCGTCATAAATGCACCTGCACAGGGCTGCCCGTGGATGTGCCTGAGTTTTAAAGAGGTGCATCTCCTAGATCAACCCCTCATGTTTTTAAACCATTTCCAGGCaggaacacatgaacacacacggtGTGTGTTCAGTAACTCACTCGGACCGTCGCACGCGTCTCTCCGGAGTTGTGTGCACTTCTGAAGTCTCGGCATCGCCTTGTTCTCTGTGCAGCCTCAATGGCAGGAAGTCTGTGTTGAGACTGAAGTTCGGTGGCCTACTTTTCCTGCATCACACCGTTTCTCCTTTAAAGGGATGACCTATAACCAAAGCTTTAAGAGGATtactcttgtgaagttgtgtgcagGTAGTCGGGACTTGTGCAGGACACCGAGCGCTTTGGTTTGGTTTAGATTTGAATATTTTTATCAGTTTGAGCAAAACTTTTTTAACAAAGCAGAAGCTCACGATTCCATCCACCTAGAGAAGTGTTTCTGCTCCAGTCAGAGAGGAACTAAACATCCCCGCACACTGAAACTCGACACCGCTGCCTAGCACGGTTTCAGCTCCACTCTTAACAATGCGGTTTGTGAGCTAGTCAGATAACAGCCTGCCACAAGCTATGTGCTGGGGTTACTCTCAGTCAGTGACCTGCAGTAAACTTCGCTCAACACCTTCTTCCAGGCGGGCTGGAGCTGAAGCTCATCTTATAAAAGCAAAGTAGCAGCGCATTAATTCCAGGCACCAAGTGCAACACATGTCCTGCTGGACCGAAAGCTACGAGGCGATAAAACAAAAGGCCGTTTGTGTGCTAAACTCGGCGGGTCGCGGGCTGGTGAAACAGCAGTTATGGGCCAGCATCAGCTCCCAGTTCAGGCTCTGAATAAAGAGAACGGCCTCCAATTTGGGACAAAGGTTAACACGTTAGCAGGTGAAATCCTGTCCGTTTAGAAGCAAAACGTGCTGCTAATCGTGAATTCAGACCCGCAGGCATCAAACTAGTGTGTGAGCAGAATAAATACTTTAGTTTTTTGGGGGAAAACGAGCTTCTTAAGGTGTTTTGGGTTGGTTTCACCTTAAGAAAGTGACTTGTTCCCCTTAGCTGGCAGGAACACTCACTAGATCGATTGTCCCGTCACAAGACCGGCGCACACAAAGAAAAGCTTTTAATTTGAAAGGTTTTTGTCTCCAGGTCAGCCGGCGAAGTCTTCCTCGAGTGCTGGAGATTATGTAACAGAAGGAGCGGTCACAAAGTGTCAGCGATCAATGTAACGCAGTATTTTTATACCGCAGCTGTTGCTTTTGTCACGGTCGTGCCGTGGAAGTCATTTTCCGGACGGTTTCTGGCAGATGGATTAAATCCGAGTTTGGATTTAAGTGAAAAACAAGCAGTTTTGTGTTCAAGCCCATAGCCAATCCACTCTCCTCCCGAGGAACCCCACGTTTGCCTGATCAGAATGTTAAAGAGGACCTCTAATGAAGGGAAACTAATTCGCTCGTTTAAAGCTGAACCCCGTCAGAGCAGCGAGTTAAACGCTGCAGATCAGCGGGTCTGAGCTTTCACATCTGCTCGTTCGTTCCACGTGCCTCAACGTGTGCACGACGAGTCCTGAAATTATCTGAACGAGGCCAGAAAATCCTCCAGAAATTCAGGATAAACTGGAAAGAGTTGTGGAGAAAACTGATGCGAGTCAAATTAAAAATCTGCGCCTCTGGCTGGTCCCCGTCAGTCGGATCCCAGCTGTAGAACGCTGAGCAGCAACCCCGTCAGCAGTCGCCGCTTCACTTGTGAGCTTCAAAGCACCGCGACATCCTCAAAGAAGAGACGGCAGAAAAaaacatgcttttattttattaaagtgtTTTGAGCTACGAGATGAAATACAGATtatttcatttatactagaggtcAGAGCTCAGGCAGCCATCTAAAGAATGGAGCCTGGAAGCGAGAGAGACCGAAGCGTGGAGCCACACATCTCAGATGGGCGAGTATTATGGGGTGTAAACAGCTTTATTGTATCAAGTGTTTTAAATAACTAGAATTTTAATCCTAATTCAGTCAGAGCCGACCTGCGAGGTTGCTGGGAGTGAAACCTTACGTGGCAACGGCTTATGTAAGCAGCTCTGTGCCAGATCAGAGGCTCACATCATGGAGCCTATAGGAAGGGTCCTCGCCAACGGGGACGATAGCGTTCACGCACGCAGTCAAAACAATAAAACGCATCATAAACGGCCTCCAGGCGGTCACCATGAGTCACATCTGCCCTCAGACCGGCTCCAGGGGCCAAACTGGGTGAAAGGTGACGGCGCCGTCACTTTAATAACTACAGCTCCACATGCCTTCCATCCCTTATCTTTATCTCACCTTTTCATGACTCTGAGacctccccctcacacacacacacacacacacacacacacctcagccaACAGCTGCTGTCTGTAGATAACCCCGTATAATCTACTGGAGGTCAGAGCTCAGGCAGCCAACTGCTCTCTGCTCCACCACTCTGCTTTCACTTTCCACTTCAAAAGGCAGACAAAAGGAAAAGAGACAGGACCTTATTTGAGTTTCAAGTGAAAGGTGAGAGCAGTGGAGCATCTTGGCACGAGCGGCTACGTTTGTGCCCAATTATCGACGTCCTGCAGATGCAAAAGTCCCGGAGCACACTCCGGCTCTCCCGCCGCGGCCTCACCAGGTGTGAAAACGCAGCTTCATACCGCGACCCACGTGGCGGCGGGAGTCCGGATCCGGACTTCCTTCCTGCAGCTGCCAGCCTTTCaggtggcaaataaaaataaaagactcaATAATAGGAAACGCAAGCGGCGTCCCAAGGCAGTTAAGAATTTAGTTGTGTCACAAGTGTGTGTTACTCACTTTCCTCATGAAAGCCAAACCACTCAGGAGGAAGAAATAATAATACCTGACTGGCCTGTTTCCAACCCAAGCTGTCAGGCAGGGGGGCTTTTTATTTCAAACCGAAACAGATTCAATGGGAGTGGAGATGAGGGGTCCCACTGCTGCACAGACCACTGGGTCCCCTGGTGGAGGGGGTGGGGCACGGTGGGAGCAACCGATCACATTTCCAGCTGGGTGCTCCAGCAGTATGACCTATAGTAACCCAGGAAGGCTTGACAAAGGGGTTACTAAAGGGCATTCCCACTGCAGTGGAAACAAAGTGATCAGGTTTTGGGTTGGGcgatctccctctctctctctgacacaaCATCAATGTACATAAAAGCCGGTTTAGCTCAGCGTATCATCTGATCTGCGTCTTTTAGACACATGCCTTTTATTTCAGATGGATGTTTTGAGTCAAATGGAGGCAAATCAGTGACGAAAGGTCAGGTACCTCGTCTGCTCCTGCAGGATGAGATGGGGCTCAACGAAAAACTTGACCCGCAGCCTCAGCCGACAGGGCGTCAAGTTATCCATCTGCTGGCAGATGCGATTCCTCAGGTTCAGCCACAAGCTCTCTCCTTTGCTGCCCGTGAACTGCAGCCCAAAGTAGTCCACTTCGATTATGCCCAACTTTCTGCAAACCTGAGAGGTGAAAGAAACCGCTGATTAGGGTGGAGGTTAAACAAAAT
Coding sequences within:
- the mylipa gene encoding E3 ubiquitin-protein ligase MYLIP-A; amino-acid sequence: MLNVAHQRFTAAKMLCHVTRPDSVVMEVEVDAKANGEDCLNKVCRKLGIIEVDYFGLQFTGSKGESLWLNLRNRICQQMDNLTPCRLRLRVKFFVEPHLILQEQTRHLFFMHVKEDLQHGHLHMGSEQAEELSALLAQAEFGDYNQNTARYWYSDLCGEEPSADTVSSIVSRHKALEGSSQASVEYQALQLVSSLEHYGVEWHWARDANAQRLAIGVGPEGIAVCKEDFSLVNRVSYPIIQIATQSGKSVYLTVTKDTNDSVVLLFKLISNRAASGLYRAITETHAFYRCDTVTNAVMMQYSRDFKGHLASLFLNENINVGKKYIFDIRRTSKEVYDHARRMLYNAGVVDLAPHSESGERSPPSRSPSRDSRRDVELNCSSCQQSRALQERLQKLREALLCMLCCEEEIDAAFCPCGHMVCCQSCASQLELCPVCRSEVEHVQHVYLPTCTSLLNLTLTDNHQHRSGVPAPILRDAASPPHSCSTTEYEHKLYHT